One window of Tenacibaculum maritimum NCIMB 2154 genomic DNA carries:
- a CDS encoding M1 family metallopeptidase, with translation MRLQNILSIIFTCTILLAFGQNNTSYKGEREKVNDLIHTKLKVSFNFKDKELNGTAWITLKPHFYKTQELILDAKAMVIHKIMLDTSILNYDYDGSKLVIKLPKEYSRGEVYTIFISYTARPEKVKQKGSVAITEAKGLYFIDEDKSKGKSPQVWTQGETEASSCWFPTIDAPNQKTSQEIYMTVPSKYVTLSNGKLEKQTENADGTRTDYWNFEKKHAPYLFFMGVGDYEIVKDNYKDIPVHYYVEKEYAPYAKQIFGLTPEMIGFFSKITGIPYPWNKYHQIVGRNYVSGAMENTTAVIHGERAYQKPGQLIDYNRQENTIAHEIFHHWFGDLVTAESWSNLTVNESFANYSEYLWREYKYGKDDADAHLLEAVEGYKSGQNYDKHLVRFTYSNREDMFDAVSYNKGGAILHMLRNYLGDEAFYAGLNRYLEDNKYSTGEAHQLRLAFEKVTGKDLNWFFNQWYFNSGHPNITVSYDYNILEKTVSVNVVQTQLKEFKFPLAIDIFEKGKKKRHHVFVEGKDASFKFSYEKQPDLIQINADGVLLCDINENKVLSDYIYQLKHAENYAHRKEALLEVAKKQEDKKAFNAIAGAINDPYYKIRILALENINLGNKYAKKNVIEEIIKVAETDTKTLVQAAAIETLGKLIDPALKRVFMKGLQSSSYSVLGKSLVAMYYIDKSMVIKKSKELPNEVRELIAIPLTRIYIEEQDDKELVFIAKNIMSGMFLGNDKVTQSLYKRAYEKIGKSNNTKAILNLVNDIVAKGKQYKQYDFDKVGVNLLRQMIVFQKDRNTANKEKNIAVIKNAMARLLE, from the coding sequence ATGAGGCTACAAAACATACTTTCAATAATTTTTACATGTACTATATTACTAGCTTTTGGGCAAAATAACACTTCTTATAAAGGAGAAAGGGAAAAGGTTAATGATTTGATTCATACAAAGTTAAAAGTGAGTTTTAACTTTAAAGATAAGGAGTTAAATGGAACGGCATGGATAACGTTAAAGCCTCATTTTTATAAAACACAAGAACTTATTTTAGATGCCAAAGCAATGGTAATTCATAAAATAATGCTGGATACTAGCATATTGAATTATGATTATGATGGTTCAAAACTAGTAATAAAGTTACCTAAGGAGTACAGTAGAGGGGAGGTCTATACTATTTTTATAAGTTATACAGCGCGTCCTGAAAAGGTAAAACAAAAAGGAAGTGTAGCGATTACAGAAGCAAAAGGACTTTATTTTATTGATGAAGATAAAAGTAAAGGGAAATCTCCTCAAGTTTGGACGCAAGGAGAAACGGAAGCAAGTAGTTGTTGGTTTCCAACGATTGATGCTCCGAATCAAAAAACCTCTCAAGAAATTTACATGACAGTTCCTAGTAAATACGTTACCTTATCTAATGGGAAGTTAGAAAAACAAACAGAAAATGCTGATGGAACACGTACTGATTATTGGAACTTTGAAAAAAAGCATGCTCCTTATCTATTTTTTATGGGCGTAGGAGATTATGAAATTGTAAAAGATAATTATAAAGATATTCCAGTTCATTATTATGTAGAAAAAGAATATGCTCCGTATGCAAAACAAATATTTGGATTGACTCCAGAAATGATAGGCTTCTTTTCTAAAATAACAGGCATACCGTATCCATGGAATAAATATCATCAAATTGTAGGGCGTAACTATGTAAGTGGTGCCATGGAAAATACAACTGCCGTAATTCATGGAGAGAGAGCTTATCAAAAACCAGGGCAGCTAATAGATTATAATCGCCAAGAAAATACAATTGCTCATGAAATATTTCATCATTGGTTTGGAGATTTAGTAACGGCTGAAAGTTGGAGTAACTTAACGGTAAATGAGAGTTTTGCTAATTATAGCGAGTATTTATGGAGAGAATATAAATATGGAAAAGATGATGCTGATGCACATTTGTTAGAAGCTGTAGAAGGATACAAAAGTGGGCAAAATTATGATAAACATTTGGTTCGCTTTACATATTCAAATAGAGAAGATATGTTTGATGCCGTCAGTTATAATAAAGGAGGGGCTATTTTACATATGTTGAGAAATTATTTAGGAGATGAAGCTTTTTATGCAGGTTTGAATCGATATTTAGAAGATAACAAGTATAGTACAGGAGAAGCACATCAATTACGTTTGGCTTTTGAAAAGGTAACGGGAAAAGATTTGAATTGGTTTTTTAACCAATGGTATTTTAATAGTGGACATCCTAATATAACGGTTTCGTATGATTATAATATTCTCGAAAAAACGGTATCTGTTAATGTTGTTCAAACTCAATTGAAAGAGTTTAAATTTCCATTGGCAATAGATATTTTTGAAAAAGGAAAAAAGAAGCGTCATCATGTTTTTGTAGAAGGAAAAGATGCTTCGTTTAAATTTTCTTATGAGAAACAACCTGATTTAATCCAAATAAATGCTGATGGAGTTTTGTTGTGTGATATTAATGAAAATAAAGTATTAAGCGATTATATTTATCAATTAAAGCACGCTGAAAACTATGCACATCGTAAAGAAGCTTTATTGGAAGTAGCAAAAAAGCAAGAGGATAAAAAGGCTTTTAATGCAATTGCAGGGGCTATAAATGACCCTTATTATAAAATAAGAATACTGGCATTAGAAAATATAAACTTAGGTAATAAATATGCTAAGAAAAACGTAATTGAAGAAATTATTAAAGTAGCGGAAACTGATACAAAAACACTGGTACAAGCTGCCGCTATTGAAACGTTAGGGAAGTTGATAGATCCTGCGTTAAAACGAGTTTTTATGAAAGGATTGCAGAGCAGTTCCTATTCCGTTTTAGGAAAATCGTTGGTAGCAATGTATTATATAGACAAATCAATGGTAATTAAAAAATCTAAAGAGTTACCTAATGAAGTTCGTGAGTTAATAGCAATACCTTTAACTCGCATTTATATAGAAGAGCAAGATGATAAAGAACTTGTTTTTATTGCTAAAAATATTATGTCAGGAATGTTTTTAGGAAATGATAAAGTTACTCAGTCTTTGTACAAAAGAGCTTATGAAAAAATAGGGAAAAGTAATAATACAAAAGCAATACTAAATTTAGTAAATGATATTGTTGCAAAAGGAAAGCAGTATAAGCAATATGATTTTGATAAAGTTGGAGTTAATTTATTAAGACAGATGATCGTATTTCAAAAGGATAGAAATACTGCAAATAAAGAAAAAAATATAGCAGTTATAAAAAATGCAATGGCCAGATTATTAGAATAA
- a CDS encoding DUF4252 domain-containing protein, translated as MKKIIKPIVYLLVGIILISCKNEYSVQEYLVEAQNKEEFITFDIAGSMLQLKNGVSDEAKEVLQTVKKINIAVLPIADNEENYDKEKSKLKKIEKNPAYKQLIRVSDSGSKINIYYTGEGDSVNEVVVFGYGKEIGVGIARILGDKMKPSKIVEVMKELKVDKDSELINALKKVFEKRN; from the coding sequence ATGAAGAAAATAATAAAGCCAATAGTTTATTTATTAGTAGGAATTATTCTTATATCTTGTAAAAATGAATATTCTGTACAGGAATATTTGGTAGAAGCACAAAATAAAGAGGAGTTTATTACTTTTGATATTGCAGGAAGCATGCTACAGTTAAAAAATGGTGTTTCTGATGAAGCAAAAGAAGTGTTACAAACTGTAAAGAAAATAAATATAGCAGTTTTACCTATAGCAGATAATGAAGAAAATTACGATAAAGAAAAAAGCAAGTTAAAAAAGATAGAAAAAAATCCAGCTTATAAGCAATTAATAAGGGTGTCTGATAGTGGTTCAAAAATAAATATTTATTATACAGGAGAGGGTGATAGCGTTAATGAAGTTGTAGTTTTTGGTTATGGAAAGGAAATAGGAGTAGGAATTGCTCGTATCTTAGGAGATAAAATGAAGCCCTCGAAAATCGTAGAAGTAATGAAAGAATTGAAAGTTGACAAGGACAGTGAATTAATCAATGCTTTGAAAAAAGTTTTTGAAAAAAGAAACTAG
- a CDS encoding DUF4252 domain-containing protein, translating into MRKIILLIVFIGMSSANFGQSIFDKLEDMDGVSSVIVNKDAFEILSKFKVENDGNEAVEIFNMIKNLEELKVFKTSKSKVAAEMESMVNASIKKSKMIELMRAKDEGSRVKIYVASGKNKDYVKEVLMYAKGFKKNNEGKKSMDAAVISLTGLIDINKLSEIADTIAKEKK; encoded by the coding sequence ATGAGAAAAATAATATTATTAATCGTATTTATAGGAATGTCAAGTGCTAATTTTGGACAATCTATTTTTGATAAATTGGAAGATATGGATGGAGTTTCTTCAGTAATTGTAAATAAAGATGCTTTTGAAATCTTATCTAAATTTAAAGTAGAGAATGATGGGAACGAAGCCGTAGAAATTTTTAATATGATTAAAAATTTGGAGGAATTAAAAGTATTTAAAACGAGTAAATCAAAGGTAGCTGCAGAAATGGAAAGTATGGTGAATGCTTCAATAAAGAAGTCTAAAATGATAGAACTTATGAGAGCCAAAGATGAAGGTTCGCGTGTTAAGATATATGTAGCTTCAGGTAAAAATAAGGATTATGTAAAGGAAGTACTGATGTACGCTAAAGGATTTAAAAAAAATAATGAAGGAAAAAAAAGTATGGATGCAGCAGTAATTTCTTTGACAGGATTAATTGATATTAACAAATTATCAGAAATTGCAGATACCATTGCTAAAGAAAAAAAATAA
- a CDS encoding RNA polymerase sigma factor, whose translation MKQSDFIKAVLPFKNKVFRLAKRLLVSTEEAEDATQELYFKLWKNKEKLKGYKNIEAFAMTMIKNYCFDRLKSKQASNLTLIHNNYKEKETSLGKKIEYKDSINQVHKLIDTLPEKQRIIIQLRDIEEYDFEEIGKVVGMKPTAIRVTLSRARKTIREALIKQHNYGVS comes from the coding sequence ATGAAACAATCAGACTTTATAAAAGCTGTTTTACCATTTAAAAACAAAGTTTTTCGACTAGCCAAGCGGCTATTAGTTTCAACAGAAGAGGCAGAAGATGCAACTCAAGAGTTATATTTCAAGTTGTGGAAAAATAAAGAAAAGCTTAAAGGGTATAAAAATATAGAAGCTTTTGCAATGACAATGATCAAAAATTATTGTTTTGACAGGTTAAAATCGAAGCAAGCAAGTAATTTAACTTTGATACATAATAATTACAAAGAAAAAGAAACGAGCTTAGGTAAGAAAATAGAATACAAGGATAGTATCAATCAAGTACATAAATTGATAGATACATTGCCAGAAAAACAAAGAATTATTATTCAATTAAGAGATATAGAAGAATACGATTTTGAAGAAATAGGGAAAGTTGTAGGAATGAAGCCTACAGCCATAAGAGTAACATTGTCAAGAGCGAGAAAAACGATAAGAGAAGCATTAATTAAACAACATAACTATGGAGTTAGCTAA
- a CDS encoding S41 family peptidase, which translates to MKLIQLPLFILTVLFVFSCDKKEAVPANVEIQSFVWKGLNAYYLWQEEIEDLSDRRFTSDQQLFNYLQGYENPANLFENLLYERGITDKWSWIVDDYIALEQAFQGTTETTGMEFGLNSFINDSSKLFGYVRYVVTGTDAENKGITRGMLFTEVNGTQITKNNYRNLLFSKENSYTITLANYNNGSPITNGTTITLNKSQYTENPIHKSTIFNEGGKKIGYLMYNSFTTDFDDELNNEFATFKNEGITDLIIDLRYNGGGSVRTATYLASMITGQFNNQIFASQRWNKKIMDHLNTSNFTNNFTDKIDNGIVTQTIHSVGLENIYFITTNSSASASELLINGLAPYINVKQVGTKTHGKYVGSVTLYDSPNYTRKDANPNHNWAMQPIVLEIVNKDGTNSKDGFSPTVELPENFGNLGILGDRNEPLLERTISLITTGAKGFSSLNVFDAPKEFSNSKLHTPTRNNMYVELK; encoded by the coding sequence ATGAAATTAATACAACTGCCTTTATTTATACTTACAGTACTTTTTGTTTTTTCTTGTGATAAAAAAGAAGCTGTTCCTGCAAATGTTGAAATACAAAGTTTCGTTTGGAAAGGATTGAATGCTTACTATTTATGGCAAGAAGAAATCGAAGACTTATCTGATCGTCGTTTTACTTCAGATCAACAACTATTTAATTACCTACAAGGTTACGAAAACCCTGCTAATTTATTTGAAAACTTACTATATGAAAGGGGAATTACTGACAAATGGTCATGGATTGTTGATGATTATATTGCCTTAGAACAAGCTTTCCAAGGAACAACGGAAACAACGGGAATGGAATTTGGGTTAAATAGCTTTATTAATGATAGCTCTAAATTATTTGGCTATGTTAGATATGTTGTAACAGGTACAGACGCCGAAAATAAAGGCATCACTAGGGGCATGCTATTTACAGAAGTTAACGGTACGCAAATCACTAAAAATAACTATAGAAATTTATTATTTTCTAAAGAAAATTCTTACACAATAACCTTGGCTAATTATAATAATGGAAGTCCTATTACCAATGGTACAACTATTACTTTAAATAAAAGTCAATACACAGAAAATCCCATACACAAAAGTACTATTTTTAATGAAGGAGGTAAAAAAATAGGATACCTGATGTACAATTCTTTTACGACTGATTTTGACGATGAATTAAATAATGAATTTGCTACATTTAAAAATGAAGGTATTACCGACTTAATTATTGATTTACGTTATAATGGAGGAGGTTCCGTTCGAACAGCTACTTATTTAGCCAGTATGATTACAGGCCAATTCAACAATCAAATATTCGCCAGCCAACGTTGGAATAAAAAAATAATGGATCATCTTAATACTAGTAATTTTACAAATAATTTTACTGATAAAATCGATAATGGAATCGTAACCCAAACCATTCATAGTGTTGGATTAGAAAATATCTATTTTATTACTACAAATAGTTCAGCTTCAGCTTCAGAACTTTTAATTAATGGATTAGCTCCTTATATAAATGTAAAACAAGTAGGTACTAAAACTCATGGTAAATACGTAGGCTCTGTAACTCTATATGATTCTCCAAACTATACTAGGAAAGATGCCAATCCGAATCATAATTGGGCCATGCAACCTATTGTCCTAGAAATTGTGAACAAAGATGGCACTAACAGTAAAGATGGCTTTAGTCCTACTGTTGAACTTCCGGAAAATTTTGGCAACCTAGGAATACTGGGAGATAGAAACGAACCCTTACTTGAAAGAACAATTTCTTTAATTACAACTGGCGCAAAAGGCTTCTCTTCTTTAAACGTGTTTGATGCTCCTAAAGAGTTTTCGAATTCTAAGTTACATACACCTACTCGTAATAATATGTACGTAGAATTAAAATAG
- a CDS encoding DUF72 domain-containing protein translates to MKFGKVSHPELIDFSLPETNKETIRLLSSYKDQKSLSTYVGCAKWNKADLKGFYPRGVKDELAYYSKQFNAIELNATFYRQFSAEQFVKWKSKTPKGFKFFPKLGQEISHWKRLSKVTDAVNIYLDAIAHLEEKLGTIFLQLHSNFGPDNFEKLKDFVEAWPKGISLAVEVRHEHWFSDKNISMELYSLLEENNVANVLVDTAGRRDMVHMRLTNSEAFIRYVGANHTSDYSRLNDWVLRLKEWHGLGLEKIHFFIHQNLEVESPLLARHFISELNRKLDVKLKLPNDKNNGQMSLL, encoded by the coding sequence ATGAAGTTTGGAAAAGTAAGTCACCCTGAGTTAATCGATTTTTCTTTACCAGAAACGAATAAAGAAACAATACGTTTACTGTCTTCTTATAAGGATCAAAAATCGCTTTCTACATATGTAGGATGTGCAAAGTGGAATAAGGCAGATTTAAAAGGGTTTTATCCTAGAGGGGTAAAGGATGAGTTGGCATATTATTCAAAGCAATTTAACGCAATTGAGTTAAATGCTACATTTTATCGTCAATTTTCAGCAGAACAATTTGTAAAATGGAAATCTAAAACACCAAAGGGTTTTAAGTTTTTTCCAAAATTAGGACAGGAAATAAGTCATTGGAAGCGATTGAGTAAGGTAACAGATGCTGTGAATATTTATTTAGATGCTATAGCGCATTTAGAGGAGAAGTTAGGAACTATTTTTTTACAATTACATAGCAATTTTGGTCCTGATAATTTTGAGAAGTTAAAGGATTTTGTAGAAGCTTGGCCTAAAGGAATTTCGTTAGCGGTTGAGGTACGTCATGAACATTGGTTTTCAGATAAGAATATTTCAATGGAATTATATAGTTTATTGGAAGAAAATAATGTTGCTAATGTATTGGTAGATACAGCGGGTAGGAGAGATATGGTGCATATGAGACTTACGAATAGTGAAGCTTTTATTAGATATGTTGGAGCGAATCACACATCTGATTATAGCAGATTAAATGATTGGGTTTTGAGATTAAAAGAATGGCACGGACTAGGATTGGAGAAAATCCATTTCTTTATTCACCAAAATTTAGAAGTTGAATCTCCATTATTGGCTCGTCATTTTATAAGTGAATTGAATAGAAAACTTGATGTAAAACTGAAACTACCTAATGATAAAAATAATGGGCAAATGAGTTTGTTATAG
- a CDS encoding patatin-like phospholipase family protein, which produces MKKALVISGGGSKGAFAGGVAEYLIKKKKKEYDLFLGTSTGSLMVSHLALGMVDELKELYTSVNQNSIFSNSPFKVKKVNGAKVIAIRHTNTFWNFINGRKTFGESKNLKKLIKKNVTKEMYEKIRNHDKDVVVTVSNLTANQVEYKSIKEYSYDDFCDWIWGSCNYVPFMSLLEKNKCQYADGGFGCLIPIREAILRGAKEIDAIILETEITQINRLPARNPFSLMLDVFDFMLEHVERHNVTIGKLSAKHNDVALNLYYTPTVLTTNSLVFDKKEMRSWWKAGYKHAKKKHDDTMSDFRPELIDNKEVEEGMEYLKKLS; this is translated from the coding sequence ATGAAAAAAGCATTAGTGATTTCAGGTGGAGGAAGCAAAGGAGCATTTGCAGGAGGAGTAGCAGAATACTTAATCAAAAAGAAGAAAAAAGAATATGATTTATTTTTAGGAACTTCTACAGGGAGTTTAATGGTTTCTCATTTAGCATTAGGTATGGTTGATGAATTAAAAGAGTTATATACTTCAGTGAATCAGAATTCTATATTTAGCAATAGTCCGTTTAAAGTAAAAAAGGTAAATGGCGCTAAAGTAATAGCAATTCGCCACACAAATACTTTTTGGAATTTTATAAATGGGAGGAAAACTTTTGGAGAAAGTAAAAATTTGAAAAAGCTTATAAAAAAGAATGTTACTAAAGAAATGTATGAAAAAATAAGGAATCATGATAAAGATGTTGTAGTAACAGTGTCGAACTTGACTGCAAATCAAGTTGAGTATAAGTCTATTAAAGAATATTCGTATGATGATTTTTGCGATTGGATATGGGGATCTTGTAATTATGTTCCTTTTATGAGTTTATTAGAAAAAAATAAATGCCAATATGCAGATGGGGGCTTTGGTTGCTTGATACCTATTAGAGAAGCTATTTTACGTGGAGCTAAAGAAATAGACGCTATTATTTTGGAAACAGAGATAACGCAGATAAATAGGTTACCAGCTAGAAATCCATTTTCATTAATGCTAGATGTTTTCGATTTTATGTTAGAACATGTAGAAAGACATAATGTAACTATTGGTAAACTTTCAGCAAAACACAATGATGTAGCCTTAAATTTGTATTATACACCAACAGTATTGACAACAAATTCATTGGTGTTTGATAAAAAGGAAATGAGAAGTTGGTGGAAAGCAGGATATAAGCATGCTAAGAAAAAGCACGACGATACAATGAGCGATTTTAGACCAGAATTAATAGATAACAAAGAGGTGGAGGAAGGAATGGAGTACCTTAAAAAATTATCATAA
- a CDS encoding WD40/YVTN/BNR-like repeat-containing protein, translated as MKRFILFFFFGLILHSCQTNYTTRNMEYVNIKQFNIDSTNIRAIHAISKDHLYFAGSNGYIGYTLNEGKSWHIKQLNYQDSIIPHFRSVSLNNSNLFALSIGNPALLYKISKNSEKLVYIEHHKDLFYDSMKFFSDGKHGIAVGDPIENCPSIILTSDGGNTWQKIPCSQLPKFEKGEAFFAASNTNIKIIDNTVWIASGGKKARILKSEDTGKTWTVYDTPIVQGNGSQGIYSIDFYDKKMEL; from the coding sequence ATGAAACGATTTATACTCTTTTTTTTCTTCGGATTAATTTTACATTCTTGCCAAACAAATTACACAACAAGAAATATGGAATATGTTAATATTAAACAATTCAACATAGACAGTACTAATATTAGGGCTATCCATGCCATTAGTAAGGATCATTTATATTTTGCAGGATCTAACGGATATATAGGCTATACTTTAAATGAAGGCAAATCTTGGCATATAAAACAGCTAAATTATCAAGATTCAATTATCCCCCATTTTAGAAGTGTTTCTTTAAATAATTCAAATTTATTTGCACTTTCTATAGGAAATCCAGCTCTGCTTTATAAAATATCGAAAAACAGCGAGAAACTTGTTTATATAGAACACCACAAAGACCTTTTTTATGATAGTATGAAATTCTTCTCTGATGGAAAACATGGAATAGCTGTTGGTGATCCTATTGAAAATTGCCCTTCAATCATTTTAACATCTGACGGAGGAAATACTTGGCAAAAAATTCCTTGTAGTCAATTACCTAAATTTGAAAAAGGAGAAGCCTTTTTTGCCGCAAGTAATACCAATATCAAAATTATTGACAATACTGTTTGGATCGCTTCTGGGGGAAAAAAAGCACGTATCCTCAAATCTGAAGATACAGGTAAAACTTGGACGGTATATGACACCCCTATAGTTCAAGGAAATGGTTCTCAAGGAATATATTCTATAGATTTTTATGACAAAAAAATGGAATTGTAA